A stretch of the Longimicrobiales bacterium genome encodes the following:
- a CDS encoding ATPase, T2SS/T4P/T4SS family: protein MTEALLEHITQSADIVRRGALGAMLQSAGCVSADLLASALAEQRVTGERIGTVLVRAGVDPEDVARMLALQVRMRYLSPPVRADPPAAGLVTASLARRLQALPIRCDERTVTVAISDPLDVAALDDLRFRLGRRIEPVVVSAATLEHAIQHAYDDGAVRDLARRFNGGARVRGVAQAPSAEELTALRRASEAAPVVELVNLLVERAIARRASDVHVEPVDDGLHVRARIDGVLTPLFEIPSEAAGAVISRIKIMAGLDIAVRLRPQDGRASAAGTNGTVALRVSTLPALGGEKVVIRLLRGGAAAPSLDDLGMDADTRVRVDRMLAQPHGVLLVTGPTGSGKTTTLYGMLASLDRRRRNIITLEDPVEYRLPGITQVQVHTRAGLGFADALRAVLRQDPDIIMVGELRDRESAGIALSAALTGHLVLATLHTNDAPTAATRLCELGMPPYLVAGTLLGVVAQRLARRVCRQCAGSGCQNCDAGLHGRTGVYEVLVTDDAIRARILRRAPAHVIRAAARAGGMRTLGEDARRLVDAGITREDEVAGLLTLP from the coding sequence ATGACCGAGGCACTGCTGGAGCATATCACGCAGTCCGCTGACATCGTCCGCCGCGGTGCGCTCGGTGCCATGCTGCAGTCGGCCGGCTGCGTTTCTGCCGATCTGCTCGCCAGCGCCCTGGCCGAGCAGCGGGTCACGGGAGAGCGGATCGGCACGGTTCTCGTCCGTGCCGGCGTGGACCCCGAGGACGTCGCCCGCATGCTCGCACTGCAGGTTCGGATGCGGTACCTGTCGCCGCCGGTGCGTGCGGACCCTCCTGCTGCCGGCCTGGTCACGGCCTCTCTCGCCAGGAGGTTGCAGGCGCTGCCCATCCGCTGCGACGAGCGCACCGTGACCGTGGCGATCAGCGATCCCCTTGACGTCGCTGCGCTCGACGACCTCCGCTTTCGCCTCGGCCGCCGCATCGAGCCGGTCGTCGTGTCAGCGGCCACGCTGGAGCACGCGATCCAGCACGCCTACGACGACGGAGCCGTCCGCGACCTCGCCCGCCGCTTCAATGGCGGCGCGAGGGTGCGGGGCGTGGCGCAGGCGCCCAGCGCGGAGGAGCTGACTGCGCTGCGCCGGGCCTCCGAGGCCGCGCCTGTAGTCGAGCTGGTCAACCTGCTGGTCGAGCGGGCGATCGCGCGGCGCGCGAGTGATGTGCACGTCGAGCCGGTCGACGATGGGCTGCACGTCCGTGCCCGCATCGATGGCGTGCTGACCCCCCTCTTCGAGATCCCGAGCGAAGCGGCGGGCGCGGTGATCAGCAGGATCAAGATCATGGCGGGGCTCGACATCGCCGTTCGGCTGCGTCCGCAGGACGGGCGCGCCAGTGCGGCGGGAACGAACGGGACCGTCGCACTGCGGGTGTCCACACTGCCCGCGCTGGGCGGGGAAAAGGTGGTGATCCGCCTGCTGCGCGGAGGCGCCGCTGCGCCGAGCCTGGATGACCTGGGCATGGATGCGGACACGCGTGTGCGCGTGGATCGCATGCTGGCGCAACCGCACGGCGTGCTGCTCGTGACGGGCCCGACCGGCAGCGGCAAGACGACGACGCTCTACGGCATGCTCGCGTCGCTCGATCGCCGGCGTCGCAACATCATCACTCTCGAGGACCCGGTGGAGTACCGGCTGCCCGGCATCACGCAGGTCCAGGTGCACACGCGCGCGGGGCTCGGTTTCGCCGATGCACTGCGCGCGGTGCTCCGGCAGGACCCTGACATCATCATGGTGGGGGAGCTGCGGGACCGTGAAAGCGCGGGCATCGCGCTTTCCGCGGCGCTTACCGGCCACCTCGTGCTCGCGACGCTGCACACCAACGACGCACCGACTGCTGCGACTCGCCTGTGCGAGCTGGGCATGCCGCCGTACCTCGTTGCGGGCACACTGCTCGGTGTCGTGGCGCAGCGCCTCGCGCGTCGCGTGTGCAGACAGTGCGCCGGCAGCGGTTGCCAGAACTGCGACGCGGGGCTGCACGGCCGCACCGGTGTCTACGAGGTGCTGGTCACCGATGATGCAATCCGCGCCCGCATCCTGCGGCGCGCACCGGCGCACGTGATCCGCGCCGCCGCGCGGGCGGGCGGGATGAGAACGCTGGGTGAGGACGCACGCCGACTCGTGGACGCAGGCATCACGCGTGAAGACGAAGTCGCGGGCCTGCTCACGCTGCCATGA